In Macadamia integrifolia cultivar HAES 741 unplaced genomic scaffold, SCU_Mint_v3 scaffold2376, whole genome shotgun sequence, a single genomic region encodes these proteins:
- the LOC122066406 gene encoding uncharacterized protein LOC122066406, which yields MAVLDRSFCNEKWLDFFKNVKQRVLVSSMSDHAQLLIASDDIPKPRNIPFRLHSFWMENESFISVVEDAWRGQFGGDRIFILASKLKRVKGMLRPWVRSTFPNLNDELKKVRLVLKEVQDMIEVAGMKNKLFNKEANAKIALLKASQLHDKLWAEKAILGWIKDGDCNSKFCHLSVKLRRAKNQITTLRKEDCSWISDQSDIASYISQFYQRLHEASEIVVHSDLLESIPKVLEEDDVVDLEAAPSRDEIMLAVWDMDPPSSPDPDGFPGSFFRKCWPIVEDDFCRAVKKIFEAGQLPKGINNFFISFIPKVKEASSLDRFRPICMGNFFCKVLTKIMASRLQVLLPRLISDEQGAFHKGKIISANISMAFELSNMMHSVVRGGGMGLKLDVQKAFDSLSWDFLFTTLKKFSFSTSWISWVHQILVSSRVFVLVNGGPVGFFEVGCGLR from the coding sequence ATGGCAGTCCTAGATCGTAGTTTTTGCAATGAGAAGTGGCTTGATTTCTTTAAGAATGTGAAGCAACGGGTCTTGGTGTCCTCAATGTCTGATCATGCCCAGTTATTAATAGCTTCAGATGATATTCCAAAGCCTAGAAATATCCCCTTTCGTCTCCACAGTTTCTGGATGGAAAATGAAAGTTTTATTTCGGTGGTGGAAGACGCTTGGAGGGGTCAGTTTGGTGGTGACCGTATTTTCATCCTGGCATCTAAATTAAAAAGAGTTAAGGGGATGTTGAGACCATGGGTGAGGTCTACTTTTCCTAACTTGAACGATGAGCTAAAGAAGGTGAGGCTGGTTCTTAAGGAGGTTCAGGATATGATTGAAGTAGCTGGTATGAAAAACAAATTGTTTAATAAAGAAGCAAATGCAAAGATAGCTTTGTTGAAAGCAAGTCAGTTGCACGACAAGTTGTGGGCAGAGAAGGCAATACTAGGATGGATAAAAGATGGAGACTGTAACTCCAAATTTTGTCATCTATCTGTGAAATTAAGGCGTGCTAAAAATCAGATTACCACTTTGAGAAAGGAGGATTGTTCATGGATCTCCGATCAGAGTGACATTGCTTCCTATATTTCTCAATTTTATCAGAGGCTTCATGAAGCTTCTGAAATCGTTGTTCACAGTGACCTGTTAGAAAGTATTCCAAAAGTGttggaagaggatgatgtggTGGATCTGGAGGCTGCTCCGAGCAGGGATGAAATCATGCTGGCAGTGTGGGACATGGATCCCCCTAGCTCGCCTGATCCAGATGGCTTTCCTGGTAGTTTCTTTCGAAAATGCTGGCCGATTGTTGAGGATGATTTTTGTAGGGCTGTTAAAAAAATTTTTGAGGCTGGTCAACTTCCTAAAgggattaataatttttttatatctttCATTCCTAAAGTTAAGGAGGCATCTTCCCTTGATAGGTTCCGTCCcatatgtatggggaatttcttCTGCAAGGTTTTGACTAAGATTATGGCATCTAGGCTTCAGGTTTTATTACCCCGCTTGATCTCTGACGAGCAAGGTGCCTTCCATAAAGGTAAAATCATTTCAGCAAATATTAGCATGGCATTTGAGCTCTCCAATATGATGCACTCAGTGGTAAGGGGTGGTGGTATGGGGCTGAAGTTGGATGTCCAGAAGGCTTTCGATTCCTTATCCTGGGATTTTTTGTTCACCACTTTGAAGAAGTTCAGTTTCTCTACAAGTTGGATATCTTGGGTTCACCAAATTTTGGTTTCCTCTCGGGTGTTTGTGCTTGTAAATGGAGGTCCCGTGGGTTTTTTTGAGGTGGGTTGTGGTCTTCGCTAA